CAGTTTATATCAGCATCACGACAACATACACAAAATACCCAGAAAGCATTCAGAATTGGGCCAACATTGGCAGACATTGGGCCAACGTCTGTATGCTATGGAGGgtgagttttgttcttttaaatttcaGTCTTGCAAGCCACAAATTAGTTTTCAcctgttttctttatttctttcccggagaaaacaaacattaccaAATTTGCAAACAAGTGCacagaaagtcaactttgctaAGTTCAACTGTGCATAGACATCTCCATATTCCTATCAGCTTATATCAGCATCTGCCAGCATTCACAATGAAAGCGAGTTTTGTTCTTATAaatatctttttttttaaaaacaaattccaatttgaaatttcttcagtatgtcaaggtttgacacacaaaagttttgttACCAAATTTTTGTTACATTTGGTGAATAACATGAAAAATTCAGAAACTGTGATAACTGGTCCTGTTAGTTGTTGGGAAAACACAATATACACTACCATGCTTCCTGAGAAACACGATTGGCAGCTGTAAACAAGCAGGAAACATTGGTGATTAGCTAATCTGTCATCAAgataaatgtgttcattttgtCAAGAAACAATGGAGTAAATCGTTAAAAAAAACCTAAGAAATGACAATAACTGGTCACTGGCAAGTACCTGGCAAAGTAAATGTAGGAGAAGTGTGTTTTGACTTTTTTTGAACTACATGTACTCATACAAGCCCATCTTTGCAAGAATTGTCAcaacaaagaaaatgaaatgcatAATTTTCAGGAGGCTTATGAAGATAAAAGGATGACCCTGCATTGCTATAATAATGCTTATTACATTCACAGAAATAAATTGCTTTCCACATTTGCATTCTTTGGAAACCTCATGGCCAAGTTTGGAATGCTGGAGATTATTGTCCATACCTCAGTCTCAATGACAAATAACTTGGATGGAGTGTTGGCTTCCAAGACGTGGTTGATAGCATGTTGATATATCCAAACAGTGTTCAGACATTAACAGCATGTTTTTTTATCTCTGCAGGACTGCCCTGCATTGGGGAGCCAAGAGGAATCACATAAGTGTTGTGAAATATCTGATGGATCATGGTGCAGACCACACAATTCGAACAAATGAAGGACAAATGGCAGAAAATCTTACCAACAACCAGGACATTAGATTGTTACTTGGAGGTAAACATAGTGTAACAATGGAAATTATAGTTTAGATATAAATTATACATTGTCATTAGACAAAGCTGTGAGAAAAATCAGAATTTTGTCATTTAGAGAAGCACCTGAAAAATTACTTTTGATCTGTATTCTAATATGTATGTCAGCTGTTTCTGTTGGTGTATTCTCTTGGTGTATTCTGTTGGCCTGCACTTTAATTGGCTAAAAGTAGATTATAATTAACTGTCAAGTTCTTGCACAATCATGGTCTCTTCGAGTAAATGGAGTTCACTCAACACCTATTTTACTCAGTGTTCATAGGATTAGTACGAGCCACTGACATTATCCTTACAAAATACCCACAGGCCAAAATAGAACACCCCCTGATCTTTCATCCATGAATTTAAATGGTTGAGAACATAGGATAATAACTCAACAAAGTAAGACACCTATGTTTTGAGTACTATAATTGAATTTGATACAGATATTGAAAAATCTTTATCAATGATGTTGACATACAAATGtcattttatttgcaatgaTGCTCAATTCCAGCTTCAGGGGATATCCCACAGAGTCAGCCTAACCTGCCCATCACACCCAACTATCTACAAAACCCACTTTTTCCACACAGCAAGAGCAGGAGCTTGGATTCAAACCATACCCTGATGACCAGCGCTCCAGTTGTTGCTAACCATGCAGGACAGCAGGGAGACAACGGTATGGTTGCCTTAACACCATAATGCCTTAACTTTGCCTAATGCAACCTTTTTCCAGCTGGTTGCATGATTAAATTACCAAATGCAGGCATACATGTCAttattacatttcattactAGATTCGGACCATTTATTACCAGGTTTAGTTTATTTTGCTTGTCTTGCTGAAGTTTCATCTAAAATCCTGTCCAAGTACAAGAATTCtgcatgttttctttttttttctggaATATACATGAAGTCAGACTAGCAAAAAATTCATGGTTAAACAAGTAAAACTCCTAGCAATAACTTGGTATGTCTTTTCAGAGCTGGTCCTGAAAGCTCGGTTAGCAAATTCTGATGACAGAGATTTTATAGAAGTGGAGCTGGACAAAAATATGTTGACATATGAGGCACTACTGAATTTGTTGTGTGCTGAGCTTGGTGTGGAAAGGAGACTTGTACACAAGATTCGCAAGTTGCCAGACACCGTTGTTCGAAAAGATAAAGATGTCCGTCGTCTTGTTGATTTCCAAGCCTTGGAACTTGTCCTCACTAACAAGGCTGTAAGCGCATCATCCCGAAACTATGGATATTCAGGGAGTCCAGGCATCAGATCCGAACAAATTTTGTATTAATTTGTATTTAGATCTCTACAAAGATTTTTTAAGATGTACCGAAATACTGATCACAAAAGAGCACTTGCTCTGTTAAGAGCACTTTAGAGGTGTTGAagcaggcccccctaagtaattgaaggaattacagcaaatttgaaggaattgcatctcaaatgtaaacaaacgcagcccactcgcgaaacaattgcagcgatatcggtagtttagcggtaataacagaaacacatcggccatatcggaagcaatgtcggtaatactggaaacacgatcggccatcttcggagatttttcggtcgcgagcggaaactcacgcagcaaaacatggcgtcgttggaagaagcgcccgtctcggtgagatttgtttttagtttctactattacattttcatacttatccatctttgaccacccgtgttgaatgcgtttaggtatgaggtgttgtcggggcaaaagcttatgtttttaggaaaagatagtcactctaggagagtgtcacaagtcatgcccctgtagtttgtttacatctgaacatcgaagtcgtgccgatgattacgaacgtgcgccagatataacatcatttttttgtaaaatgtgtttaaatttgtcaattgcacttcgtagcaagaaaaattatggctcataaacttcttcatggcgcacattcatgatgttcgtaatcatcggcacgacttcgatgttcagatgtaaacaatctccaggggcatgacttgtgacactcttctgcagtgacaatcttttcctaaaaacataagctattgccccgacaacacctcatacctaaacgcattcaacgcgggtggtcaaagatggataagtatgaaaatgtaatagtaggaactaaaaacaaatctcaccgagacgggtgcttcttccaacgacgccatgttttgctgcgtgagtttccgctcgcgaccgaaaaatctccgaagatggccgatcgtgtttccagtattaccgacattgcttccgatagggccgatgtgtttctgttattaccgctaaactaccgatatcgctgcaattgttccgcgagtgggctgcgtttgtttacatttgagatgcaattccttcaaatttgctgtaattccttcaattacttaggggggcctgtgaAGGGTTTTTCCATTATCAACCATTGTCATAGATGTGGATCAGTGATTTTTCAGTTATGCACATTTTAGTTTTTTGCAGTAAGTATAGCCATTGTTCCTCTTTTGTAGTTGGAACTAAACAGATTCTACCTGCCTGAACCTATCTTTTGGTATTCTTTGTAGATGCTTTAAATGTTTCCATATAGGCCACCATGTGTTGAGCCTACTGGACGGAAGAAATTTTTCATTCAGTCTCTCTTTGGACTACGAGGAAAAGTTGAAGACCAACTATGGTAGATATGTAGTaatacatgcatatgtagactAAGAGAAAGGGACTTTGACtatcttctttgagaggcatgtttagatgttggtgaatcagataaggataaaactttatggataagcAACTTCTTTAATTAGGTGgagcttcttgtatcgttgtcatgTGTtgttgcttgacaacgatacaagaaacTGTATTGAAACGTCATTCCACCTcattaaagaagttgctcatccataaaattttgtCCTTATCGGAACTTTGATTGTTCACATGGAACATACCTGGAGTCTGGAGTTTATATAATTCACCCAttttgttacatgaaaatagaaGTTTTACCCAGTCTTGTTCATACACCTCACCTATTTttacattgctgaaataattGAGATAAAGGAAATCTCCTCCACAGATTTATGTTAAAATTATGTTGATTGATACTGTAAtcaaaatgcaaaaatatttctGGTATGAGATTTTACACAAAAGATCAATGTATGTCACTAATTTTGGAAAGATCATGTTAGAAATAATGTTTGTAAATGTCTTTCAAAAGTACCTCGAAGAGGTCTGTTGCTGATTTTATACCTTTTTACACGATGAAAACTGTTGAAGTGTATTTTATGTATCTTGCTGATTTTGAATGTGTTCagttcatgtttgtttcagcATTTTTGAACAGTGTGATACAAGAAGAAGCCTGAAAAGACACTTTTGCTGTCTATGCCAGTTTTgtattacatttacatttatatcACCAGCTCACCAGCATAGATGTAGTAAAAAGTGACCAGAAAGTTTGTGATTGATCTGTATTTTCCCAAGGTTCAAAGTTAAACCTGATCTGTTGTTTTACTCCTGGTTGATACACCTCTCTCCAACAACAGAAGTATCAATTCCATCCTAATTTCTGATGTTGTCTGATTGCAGAATATAGATCTAAAACTATTATTTTTAGGGCTTTGTGTGTACCTACCTTTTAAGCCATGATTCGTTTGTAAAAGTACATGTCAACCAGACAAACAAGTGGAATCACATATGAAAGACactatttgtgtttcatttttgtaTCAACAATCACATACGAACAATAATTTTTTATATAGTTTCTTAAAAGAAGTCACCAAAGCTTTCTTATATGACATGAGCATTGAAAATTCCTCCCTCAAATAGAAAGTCTACATCACGTTGGCTCTTTTCTAAAGAGATGCTTGTCAGCTACCAGTAATCATaataatgacaaacatgatcatCTGTTGTGGGACTATTGGAGAGGGAACTGAGTTGCAAACTATTAGAGGGTACATTTAGTTGTAAACTATTGGAGAGCTTCAATTCAGACTATTGGAGGGTTTCATTATTTGTGATGTGACCATTCATCAGCTAACATTCATTAGACATCATCTTAACATAAACTACTTTTCCTTCATTTCTTATACAATTGTGTGTATTTGCATATTGGATGGACATTAGTTTagaacatattttcaatgtgttttAAGTAGGGTATAGTCTTCAAAGTCACGATTATTTTGTATGTGGGTCTCATTCCCAACTGTTTGGACCATATTCTGCTCTTAAAACAATGCATGGTtataaaaatgtttccatgttaATTAGATAATAGTGCTACAATTCTGGCACCACTGTGTACTTGGACCTATGGAATACTCCAAATTGCACTTTGTGATCTGTGGAATTTTGCCACACAATTCAGTTAATGGTGCATATTTCTCAATGTTTCGTTTGTCTTACGTACTATCATTAGTCATATGATGTCTGCAATGATCAAAATAATCAAATTTCTACTTAATTTACAGTTTTAGCATAGTTGTCTAGAATCTTGTTCATGTGTCATGTCACATAGTGGTATCAGATGAAGTTggtacatattttttttttttttttcaaaaaatatcTAACATTATTATAAACTTGTTACACAGTATTGCATGCACCATAATGGTCAACTGagatgtgttttatgtttttacgTCAGGCATATGTGCTGTGTGCCTACGACATTTGAAGTTCATGTGAGATGTCTCGTATTTTGTCATGCAAAGTATTTTTCATTCTGTGTGTTCTGTTGTATGTCTCTGCTGAGTTTGACATCAAGCCTGCTTTGTTGTCGTCTGCTAAGCAACAGGTCACATGGCCAAACAGTCAGTGAAGAAATATAACTCCGTCTACTTACAGATGCATACGTAAAATATCACCACATATTTTGCAGTATTGGTGACAGGTTTTGCGCAAtaactttttttttttgttctctACTATATATTTGTGCTGAGTGTGTACAGGTCTTTCCTCCCACATCTTATGCTACCACAAACTTTGATAAACTCAGTGATGTCATCGAGTCTGATCATGAGTAATTTTGTGGGTATGATTACACTTAATCTGAACAACAATCTGCAGACTGTTTGTTTGGGTTGGATTGTTTTTCTCTTCAGAAAACTTGAAAATTTATGGTATGGATCAAAGCACTACATTTTTTGTTTCAACCATACAGGATTACCATCTGTGTCTGTATGTCCGTCCATCCGTACAAAACATGGAATGtactctatccacttctccacaaaaaagAACGCTCTGTGGAATTCAGTGAACTTTTACATGGGCTTTCATGGGACTCTAAACGTGTGCATCTCATCCCGTGTTCATCatatttcttaattttgtcacttctacaGATGTTTTACCTGAGTGAAACTTGAATCTATTTATCCCATACAAGAGGGGGTGTGCTTTATCCACCTCTCCTAAACAACTGCACAAAGCTCACCTCCtatgttgtttttgtattttatagttTTTATATGTTTAGAGATTTGAACCGAGAtaaattttgtggaatttctAATTTTGATGAAGTAGGGGATTAAGTCTATCTACTTCTCAaaaactgctcaacagaattgattaaggttatacatgtgtttcattagGACTagaaaggtgtgcatctcacaGTTGCATAAATGTTTATTGAACTTGTTTACTAGAAATTAATAACCAGAGCACACTCAATGTAGGGAACACTTCCTACAGCAACGGGGGCACCCATGTCCCAGGATacaattttgtcttgtttgtgtttgaataaCTGGAACCCTGTCATTTTCATAGGGATGGCTTTTTTGTTTGAGGATGTAGGCAGAATTATTGTCTCCTTGTCATGACAGGATCAGCTGAATCGGAGTGTCTTATTACTCACTCATAAAGAGGCAGCTGTACTGAGCAACATCAGTTGTAGGCAGATAAGTTTTACATAGCTGCTATTTTCCACAAACTGGATCTCAAAACTGTACTGtcgacatattttattcatattacTGTTTTCACATTTGCCTGTGATCTGTTGCAGGATTTGTGAACAAATTATGGTGCTGTAAGCATTATGACACTGTCAAGGTTCAGAATATAATTAAAAACCTGACATGTCAACAGACCATCACAACATTCATTGTCATCTATATTGATAGTCATGAAATTGGTGTTGGTCATGACAGTAAAGCCCCAGGAAGAATGTAGTTTGAAATATCAGAGGCAAGGTAATCTTTTGTACTGCCAAACTAAACTGATTGTGTGGACAAATGGTAATTACAAAAAATGTCTGTTACATATAACCCATCTGCTAAATCACATGAAATCTTCCAGCCAGGACATGACACTATGGTCATTTTAAGTTACAGATTTTGTAGTCATACACCACTCTTTTACCATCTTTCTTCCCTCAGTAATGTTCAGATGAATTACATTacaaataaataagtaaaaaaataagtaaataaataaataaataaataaataacagccAAATCTCTTATGCCCATAATCAGTAATGTCTGTCTCCATTCAGCTACATGCAACTGCATAACAGCTTTCAACCCAACTTTCCCACTGGTCACATGTCACaatagatacatgtatattttttttaaaagtgcCATCTATAGAACAAAGGAATATTTCAGTAATCCCGTTTCAAGACCAGTGTTGTGATACTGGAAGAGAATTGTATCCAAGTCCCACATTTGTTACATGTTGGAAGTATATGATGCCAGGGAAACATACTGTTTAGGGTAGGCTGGACACCAAGAAGACAAGTCTCACGTAGCTGTCATTGCCTATTGTGATGGATTTGCCTGCACAAATAACACACACTGCAAATTGGCATCACTGGTGAATCAAGAGTAGGATACTATTGCATGTCAGATGCTAACCTGTTAACCTGTAGCAGTCCTtccacatgttttgttttgttcacatGGCTGAACCCGAACCAAGCTTATGTCTTTGAGTGTCTTTCTTTATCTGGTTGTCTGTTTACATTTTCCATCCATGGTTGACCTTCACATCTCTGATACTACATGGCTTATGGTACAGAAAGTTTGGAATGATTATAGCAAGGGGCCTctagaatgtgttcagagatttCCTTTCTGGCTTTTCTCTTCAGGAGTCTGATGAACAATTGAGCCTATTGCTCAAGTTTCCAGATCttgatgttttatttttgtagAGACATCAGTTCTCACCCAAGCAGTTTCTTCAATATCTTACTCAGTGTAAGAAGAAATTTACCCACTTCCAGTGCTGCAAAGGAAATGATGAAAACTGCTGTGGCAATATAACACTTCATTCTTTTCACCACCAGCTTTGTGTTTTTACCAAGCCTTTGTTTTAGTATGTCATACTAGTCATTATCCTGAGCACAGTATACCATTTCATTTATCAGCTTTTGCAAAATGTCATGTTTCTATACTATTGTTATTATTCTTGTGACTCAGTTGTACCAGTCTTTGCCATTTCTCTCTCCAAACCACCCAGGCTGTATGACAGATATTTTCCCAccatttctttcacattttgcaattttaactttttttaccttgcaaaatatattgcattgtcatATCAGGAATATATCTGTAGGTATTTATCATCATGATAGAAAGATGTGTGGAATCCCAATTGCTTCCACTTTGATATAAAGAAACAAATCAAAGTTTATTTAACTGTTTTCCTTTAGGAGAGTTGGGTGAGCTACAGTTGTTTTGAAACCCAACAATCTCATTCCAGTCAGTCATGTGAAGCCTCACTGTGGGATGTTCTGATAACCTGTTCGTAGAACCTGATGGACCCTGAGCAAAATGTGTCAGCCCAGTCTATATGAAGGATGAGTTGTTCTATTTGTCATATGTGCAAGAAATAATACAAATATCATCTTAAATTGAGGAACTGATAGACTCATTCCATTTTAAatcaaatgtaaatgtttttttcacacaAATGTGTAGAACATGGTTTCAGTAACGCTAAAATTCTGTTTATGTAAATATGGTACTGTAGTTAGATGTCATAAATGTTGCATGTTATTGTCTGGCTTTTATTTTTCCTaatgcatatatttttatgtgtgCATGTGAAGAAAACTAAGGACTTattaccagtgtatgaaataaggcctcATCCGACCACCAGAGATGGGGTAGATTTCTGACAGTCTACATTTACAACCAGCAAGCCCAACTGTCTGGTGCAAATTTTAGATGCTCCAAACATCTGAATAAAttcttggtgtctggtctggttaaatagTTGAATATCTGCTATTTgtttggcttatttcatacactgttattACATGGTGCAGTTTTGGTTTTCAAGATATTAGTTCGAACTGCAGTGTCTGTGGTAATGTTAATAGTGTGGATTAAAAGTCAATAAGATTGTTCTAAGACTCTTTCTTTTAGTATTTTGCTTATGGATCCTCTTACGATTTTGTATTGTTCTACAATTGTGAAATACTGGATATCTGCCCAAATAATTTAAACAACATAGTGTGTGACAGGAACAAGCATATATATGGTTGTGCAGACACTTGATGACATCATCGTGGAACTTGTTTGTGTAAAGTACATTGTGTACATTAATCCTATCTGGGATCTGGAGTTATAAAGATGCGTGACCCATATACCCAGCTGTCAGGGCACAAAATaaggaatatatacatatagtgcCAAGActgcagaaacaaaacacaaacagtgAAAAGTTGTCAcattcagtgttgtcactaagtcTAAAAGTGTACAGTTATCATAAGGTTAGATATGGCTATAAAGTCTATTGAAATGCATCCCTGTGAATCTGTGTTCCTGTTCATTATTTATATTCATAAATTCCCGTAATGGAAACTGATAGAAAAATTTAACGTGCACATTTTGTATGTGATGTAAATAAGTATGACATATTTGTAGACAAAAATTGTTAGTTTAGTTTATTTTATGACGTTGATTGCACAATCAAAACTTTGAAACTGACAGCTGATAAAAGCATTGTATCTGTTAGCATGATATACATATGGCAGGTACAAGATACTGCTTCCTGTTAATTGGTATGTCGTGCAGTTTCAGTTTTCTTTAATCACAAGTGATAAATTCTGCA
The nucleotide sequence above comes from Haliotis asinina isolate JCU_RB_2024 chromosome 5, JCU_Hal_asi_v2, whole genome shotgun sequence. Encoded proteins:
- the LOC137284245 gene encoding ankyrin repeat domain-containing protein 40-like; protein product: MDPIKELGERLREAACIGDIETIQNLIESQRIDINNANSMNGWTALHWGAKRNHISVVKYLMDHGADHTIRTNEGQMAENLTNNQDIRLLLGASGDIPQSQPNLPITPNYLQNPLFPHSKSRSLDSNHTLMTSAPVVANHAGQQGDNELVLKARLANSDDRDFIEVELDKNMLTYEALLNLLCAELGVERRLVHKIRKLPDTVVRKDKDVRRLVDFQALELVLTNKAVSASSRNYGYSGSPGIRSEQILY